CTGTAAAGACTTAACAATAGCGAAATTATTAACACTTAGATGAGCCAGCATTTTTATTTACCTGTATAACTGAACAATACTGTATATAAGCTCAGTATATACTGTTTCTTTATACAGTAAAGTCAGCAGGTGAAAATTTTTTGCGACAGATCTCAGAATTGAGGTTGTTCGTAGATCACTGAAACCGCAGTAGATTCCCAACTTAGTTGTTCCTCCTTCTTGGGAATGACGGTTTAGTATGTGCTTGGGATGAGTCACCGACACTCCCTTAAATGACGAAGGAGCGTGGTAGGGAATCTGTTTTGTGCGTTGGTATTTGTAAGATGAAGAGATTCCAGATACCTCGTTCCTCGGTTCTGGAATGACGTTTAATTTTGAGTTTTGTTATTCGTTGCTGTCATTCCCTATAGCGACGAAGGAGCGTGGTAGGGAATCTGTTTTGTGCGTTGGTATTTGTAAGATGAAGAGATTCCAGATACCTCGTTCCTCGCTTCTGGAATGACGATTATTTTTGAGTTTTGTTATTCGTTGCTGTCATTCCCTACAGCGACGTAGGAGCGTGGTAGGGAATCTGTTTTTTGCGTTGGTATTTGTAAGATTAAGAGGTTCCAGATATCTCGTTCCTCGATTCTGGAATGACGATTATTTTTGAGTTTTGTTATTCGTTGCTGTCATTCCCTATAGCGACGAAGGAGCGTGGTAGGGAATCTGTTTTTTGCGTTGGTATTTGTAAGATGAAGAGATTCCAGATATCTCGTTCCTCGGTTCTGGAATGACGTTTTATTTTTGGTTTTGTTGTTCGTTGTCGTCACTCCTTACAGCGACGAAGGAGTGTGGTAGGGAATCTGTTTTTGTTAGTGCTTATTTAATGCTCTTGGTTTTTCAGCCTTTGTTAATTTTAAGAGCTTGATATCAAGGGGGAAGGATGAAGCAACCTGCAATTTACATTCTAGCTAATCGTTCGAATTCAGTTTTATACATAGGCGTTACTGGGAACCTTAAGCAAGGGGTTTGGCTACATAAAGCGGGAGAGATAGAGGGTTTTACTAAGAAGTACAATGTTCACAAGTTAGTCTATTTTGAAGTTTTCGAAGACTTTAGAGCTGCGATTGATAGAGAAAAACAGCTAAAGAAATGGAATCGTTCATGGAAGGAAGCGTTGATTAGTGAGTTGAACCCTAGTCGAAGTGATCTCTACTACGAACTATTATGAGATTCCAAACTCAGTCGTTCCTCCTTCTTGGAAATAACGATGTTTTGAGGGTTGCTAGGAATCGTCATTCCCTACGGCGACGAAAGAGCGTGAAAGGGAGTCTCTCAGGCAATAAAAAAGGCTGACGAATGTCGTCAGCCTTTCAAATTTTGGTTATTACTAAAGTCGCTTTTCTTTTAGAACAGCTTACTCGACCAGCCTAGTTTGTTACGTAGAACATGGTAGTAATTGTAGTCTTTAGGGTGGATCAGCTTGAGCACATTAGGGCTTTGGTAAATGTGGATCTCATCACTAGGAGAAACCGGTAGCGAGATTTGGCCATCGCAGCTGACTTCCTGTGTACCGCGGTTATCAGGCGATACGATAAGCTTGATACGACGCTTGCCATCCACCACCAGTGGGCGGCTTGAAAGGGTGTGCGGGAACATTGGCACTAATGAAATTGCATTCAGGCTAGATGACAGGATAGGGCCGCCGCCAGAAAGCGAGTAGGCGGTAGAACCTGTCGGGGTTGAGACGATCAAGCCATCAGAGCGCTGTGAGAAGGCGAAGCTGTCATCGATATACACTTCGAACTCGATCATATGTGCGACTTGACCGGGGTGAAGTACTGCTTCGTTGAGTGCGGCGTTGTGGCTTTTTATTTGGCCATGACGATGAATTTCAGTTTCAAGTAAGAAGCGCTCTTCTTCCATGAATTCACCCTTGAGTACATCAGTCAGCGCGCTCTGGAAGTTTTCAGGGTTGAGATCGGTAAGGAAACCTAGGTTACCTCGGTTTACGCCAATCACTGAAATATCGAAACGTGACAAGATTCTAGCGGCACCGAGCATATTTCCGTCACCACCCACCACAATGGCGAGATCGGCGCGTTTACCTAATTCAATTAGGCTAGAAAAATGTTCTTGTGGGATATCGTCTAAAATTGTAGCGAGTCTGTCATCCACAAACACTTGATAACCCTCAGTACTTAACCACTGATAGAGCTCTCTATGAGTCTGAATTGCTTGCTGATCTCGAGGTTTACCAATAATGGCGATGACTTCAAATGGCTTTTTCATAACGTTTCCAAACGAATTAGGCTTGAATCAAAATTCTTCATCCCCATAATAAAGGCAAGTTGAACGTCTATGCGAGTGTTTTATATCAATTTGGGGTGCAAACACACCTGTCACTTGCATTGAAAACGAATTCTGGAGAGATCATGAGCAACGAAGAAAACAAAGTAACGGAAGAAGAGCTAGATCAAATCATTGCTGAAGCTGAGAAAGTTGAAGAAGCTGAGCTAAATGAAGAGTCTGTTGATGAGCAAGAAGCAAAAATCGCTCAACTAGAAGCTGCACTACTTTCTAGCGAATCTAAAGTGAAAGAGCAGCAAGATTCTGTTCTTCGCGCAAAAGCTGAAGTTGAAAACATGCGTCGCCGTAGCGAGCAAGAAATTGATAAAGCGCGTAAATTCGCTTTGAACAAGTTTGCTGAAGGTCTACTTCCTGTCATCGACAACCTAGAGCGTGCAATGCAAGCGGCAGATGCTGAAAACGAAGTGGTTAAGCCACTGTTTGAAGGTGTTGAGCTAACGCACAAAACGTTCGTAGACACAGTTGCTAAGTTTGGTCTTAAAGAGATCAACCCTGAAGGTGAAGTGTTCAACCCTGAATTCCACCAAGCGATGTCTATTCAAGAAAGCCCAGATCACGAATCAAACACGGTTATGTTCGTAATGCAAAAAGGTTACGAGTTAAACGGTCGTGTGGTTCGCCCTGCGATGGTTATGGTTGCTAAGTAATGACGTGTTACGCTGCCAAGTGATTGAGTAGCGCATTGACTGAGTAAGTCGCGGCGACAAAATAAATCACTGGTTTACGTTAAATGAAAAGAGAGGCATATGCCTCTCTTTTTTTGTGCCTATAACTTGAGACCCCACGTAAATAGTCATCAAAACCGCATTAAGAATGTTGTTCTTTTTATATTACCCAGAACAATGATTTAGAGTTTTATATTATGAAACTGGTTGTTAATGAGGAAATGTTTTGATGTCACACTTGTAATGTTTTTGTAAATAAATGCTTTTAATTGTTATCTTTGTATGTAAAATCCACTGCGATATAGCGATTTCAGTCGCATATATAACTATAAAAGTACAAATTTCAAACACAACAAACTGGAGAAGAACGATGGACAAATCGCTCTCAAGTAAGATTTTTGTAGGCTTGTTTGCCGGCCTACTTATTGGTACTGCTATTCAGTACCTATTCAACGGTATTGCAGTATTTGATACTTACCTGCTAGGTCTAGCAGAAGGTGTCGGTGGTATGTTTGTCTCTTTGATCAAACTATTGGTTGTTCCACTGGTATACGTATCTATCGTTTGCGGAATTGTTGAATTGAAAGACATCCGTTCTTTCGGTCGCCTAGGTGGTAAAACTTTTGCTCTTTACATTATCAACACCATCATCGCGATTTCTGCAGCCCTAACTGTTGGCCTTATTTTCCAACCGGGTGCTGGTGCAGATTTAGCCGGAACGATCTCTGAGACAGTTCAACTAACAACAACTGAAACTCCAGATATCTTCTCTCTTGTTGTGAACATCGTTCCTAGCAACCCAGTTCAGGCGTTTGCAAGCGGCGACATGCTACAGATCATCTTCATGGCAATTTTGACTGGTCTTGCTATTCAGGCTCTTGATTCACGTGGCGGTCCAGCGATCAAAACGTTCAAGATGGCTAACGAAATCATGATGAAGCTTATCGGCCTAGTAATGAGCTTGGCGCCATTTGGTGTATTCGCTCTGATGATTCAACTAGGTGCGACACTGAACGCCGAGACACTTATGTCTGTAGCTGGCTATGTAGCGCTTGTTGTTGCGATGCTAGTGTTCTGGATTTTCTTCTTCTACCCAATGATGGTTGGTATCGCGACAGGTATTACGCCTAAGCAATTCCTACGCGCAACTCGTGAGCAAATCCTTTTCTCACTATCGACGGCAAGTTCGAACGCGACTATCCCAGTAACAATGCGCACTCTAACTGAAAAGCTTGGTGTATCAAGATCTGTGGCAGGTTTCGGTGTTCCACTGGGTGCGACAATGAACATGTCTGGTGTTTCTATCTACATCGCACTCGCGACAATGTTCGTAGCAAACGCATTCGGTCAACCAATCAACACGGCTGACATCTTTACTCTGGGTCTAACTATCTTGCTTCTGTCTATCGGTGCTGGTGGTGTTCCAGGTGGTGGTGTTGTAATGGTCGGTGTTCTATTGCACCAACTAGGTTTACCACCAGAAGGTCTAGCTATCATTGCTGCGGTAGACCGTATCAACGATATGTTCTGTACTTCTTCTAACGTAGTGGGTGATACAGCGGTTAACACTATTGTTGCTAAGTCTGAAGGCGAAATCGGCGTTGAAACACACGAAGAAGCTGAGCTAAAGAAAGCAGAAGCGTAATCAGAGATTTTCCTCTATAGATGAAATCTAAGTGGAAAGCCTGAATAGACAAACGGAGCCTAAGTGGCTCCGTTTTTTATTGGGTGATAACCCTAGTTACTGGGCTTATGTGAAGGTAATGATATGTATTCGTGTCTAACCATTCCTTTTATCAAAATAAATGTGAAAAAATCCAGTATCCCCCTTGAAAAGGATTCGTGAGCCCTTATCTATGGTGCATACGAAAGCAAATTACATTTGCACTTAAATTTGTGTATTAGGGTTGAATCCCTGATTACTACCCCCCACATAGTGGGTATAGCAAAAAACTAAATAGAATTTATTCGGAGAAAGCCTGATGGGTCGAATCATTGGTATTGATTTAGGTACTACTAACTCTTGTGTTGCTGTTCTTGACGGTGACAAACCACGCGTATTAGAAAATGCTGAAGGCGAACGCACAACAGCATCGGTAATCGCATACACTGAAGGCGAGACGCTAGTTGGTCAACCTGCGAAACGTCAAGCTGTTACTAATCCTCAAAACACGCTATACGCGATTAAGCGTCTAATCGGTCGTCGTTTTGAAGATGAAGAAGTTCAACGCGATATCGAAATCATGCCTTTTAACATTGTTAAAGCTGATAACGGTGATGCATGGGTTGAAGCGCAAGGCCAAAAGATGGCTGCTCCTCAAGTATCTGCTGAAGTTCTTAAGAAAATGAAGAAAACAGCTGAAGACTTCCTAGGCGAAGAAGTAACTGGCGCAGTAGTAACTGTTCCTGCTTACTTCAACGATGCTCAACGTCAAGCAACGAAAGATGCTGGCCGTATCGCTGGTCTAGATGTTAAACGTATCATCAACGAACCTACTGCTGCTGCTCTGGCTTACGGTCTAGACAAGCAAGGTGGTGATCGCACTATCGCTGTATACGACCTTGGTGGTGGTACATTCGATATCTCTATCATCGAAATCGATGAAGTAGAAGGCGAGAAGACTTTCGAAGTTCTTTCAACTAACGGTGATACTCACCTTGGTGGTGAAGATTTCGATAACCGCATGATCAACTACCTAGTAGATGAGTTCAAGAAAGAGCAAGGTATCGACCTTAAAGCTGATCCACTAGCAATGCAGCGTGTTAAAGAAGCAGCAGAAAAAGCGAAAATCGAGCTTTCTTCTACTACTCAAACTGACGTAAACCTACCTTACGTTACTGCAGATGCGACTGGTCCTAAGCACATGAACATCAAAGTGACTCGCGCGAAGCTTGAGTCTCTAGTTGAAGACCTAGTTCAACGTTCTCTTGAGCCACTAAAAGTTGCTCTAGCAGATGCTGACCTATCTGTAGGCGAAATCACTGACGTTATCCTAGTAGGTGGTCAGACTCGTATGCCTATGGTTCAAGCTAAAGTAACTGAATTCTTCGGTAAAGAGCCACGTAAAGACGTGAACCCTGACGAAGCTGTTGCAATGGGTGCTGCTGTTCAAGGTGGTGTACTAGCTGGTGAAGTTAAAGACGTTCTTCTTCTAGACGTTACTCCTCTATCTTTCGGTATCGAAACGATGGGCGGCGTAATGACTAAGCTTATCGAGAAAAACACAACTATCCCTACTAAAGCGGATCAAGTGTTCTCTACAGCTGAAGACAACCAAAGCGCAGTAACTATCCACGTTCTTCAAGGTGAGCGTAAGCAAGCGACTTACAACAAGTCTCTTGGTCAGTTCAACCTAGAAGGTATCCAACCAGCACCACGTGGCATGCCACAAGTTGAAGTAACATTCGACCTAGATGCTGATGGTATCCTGAACGTATCTGCTAAAGATAAAGCGACAGGTAAAGAGCAGAAGATCACTATCCAAGCATCAGGCGGTTTGTCTGAGGAAGAGATCGAAGCAATGGTTCAAGAAGCAGAAGCTAACAAAGAAGCTGACAAGAAGTTCGAAGAGCTAGTAACTGCACGTAACCAAGCTGACCAAATGATTCACGGCACTAAGAAGCAAGTAGAAGAAGCTGGTGAAGCTCTACCTGCAGACGAGAAAGCTAAAATCGAAGCAGCTATCGAAGCTCTAGAATCAGTTAAGTCTGGTGACGACAAAGAAGCTATCGACGCTAAAGTTCAAGAACTTATGCAAGCAGCTCAAAAGCTAATGGAAATTGCTCAACAGAAAGCTCAAGCTGAACAAGCTGGTGCTGACGCTGGTGAACAACCTAAGCAAGACGACGATGTGGTAGACGCTGAGTTCGAAGAAGTTAAAGAAGACAAGAAATAATTTCGTTGCAGAGTAGCCTGATTTCGTTGTCGGAAGTGCTTACCTACTAACGTAGGCTCCGCGCTTCCTCCTAGAGCTCAAGCTATCTGCTTAGAAATTTGTCTCAAAGACTTATTATTGCGGGCGTCAGAGGTAACTCTCACGCCCGTAAATTTGTATTTAGACTTGTCGATCTAGATAATAGCTTTATTCGGCGTTTCAGCCGACAGAACTTTTATCTAGATTGATACACAGACTGCTGAAGTGATCATTCGGCAGTAGCAATTATTTTGGTGACCTAGAACATGTCAAAACGTGATTTTTACGAAGTATTAGGCGTAAGCCGCGATGCATCAGAGCGCGATATTAAAAAAGCGTACAAACGCTTAGCGATGAAATTCCACCCAGACCGTAACCAGGGTGATGACAGCGCAGCAGACAAATTTAAAGAAGTAAAAGTAGCGTACGAGATCCTAACCGATGCTCAAAAGAAAGCAGCTTACGACCAATACGGCCACGCAGCTTTTGAACAAGGTGGCATGGGTGGCGGCGGTTACGGCGGCGGTGGCCAAGGTGACTTCGGCGATATCTTCGGTGACGTATTTGGCGATATCTTCGGCGGCGGTCGTCGTGGTGGTGGTCAAGCGCGTGCACAACGTGGTTCTGATTTGCGTTACAACATGGAGCTTTCTCTAGAAGAAGCCGTTCGTGGTGTATCTAAAGAGATTGAAGTACCAACACTTGTTGAATGTGACATTTGTGATGGTAGCGGCGCGAAAGCGGGTTCTTCTGCACAAACGTGTGGTACTTGTCATGGCCACGGTCAGGTACAAATGCGCCAAGGTTTCTTTGCGGTTCAACAGACTTGTCCTACTTGTAATGGTAAAGGCAAGATCATCAAAGATCCATGTAACTCATGTCATGGTCAAGGTCGCAAACAGAAGACGAAAACGCTTAACGTTAAGATCCCAGCAGGTGTTGATACAGGTGATCGCATTCGTCTATCTGGCGAAGGCGAAGCAGGGGAGCACGGCGCTCCAGCTGGCGACTTGTACGTACAAGTACACGTAAAAGAGCACAATATCTTTGAGCGTGACGGCAACAACCTTTACTGCGAAGTGCCAGTAAGCTTCTCTATGGCTGCTTTAGGTGGTGAAGTTGAAGTTCCAACACTCGATGGCCGTGTAAACCTTAAAGTGCCAGAAGAGACACAAACGGGCCGTATGTTCCGTATGCGTGGCAAAGGCGTGAAAGGCGTTCGTGGCGGCGGTGTGGGTGACCTAATCGTTAAACTAGTGGTTGAAACACCGGTTAAGCTAAGCTCTCGTCAAAAAGAACTACTGCGCGAATTTGAAGAAACATGTTGTGGTGAAGCTGCAAGCAAGCACAAGCCAAAATCTGAAGGTTTCTTCAGCGGCGTGAAAAACTTCTTTGATGACCTAACTAAGTAATCAGTTCAGTGATTTGGTAGCTTAAGTTACTAATAAAAAATAAAACCTGCTCATGTAGCAGGTTTTTTTGTGTCTGAAGATAGTGTTTTCAAAGTGATGTTATACCTTTGGCTTCAGATTTTACGCGGCTCCTGATTTCTACATTACTTCCAACACGCTTGAGGCTCTGAAACACCTGAGTGATGTAACTCCAGAATATCAGTCGGTGAGTCTAAGCAGTCATCATTTGTCTGTGGTGCGCGTGGTTCTGCTTGAATGGAGTATGAGGTACTGCTAGCCGAAATTGTTAGTGTGTACCTGCTTGTATCGGTATCGCAAAACGAGCACGTCCCTCCAGAAACTATGTTTCCAGCAGCCGTGGCATAATTTCCGGCGTAAGCACTCTCAAGTTCAAGTTGAATTTTTGCCATATCTCCTATCGCTGTCATTCGATGCGATTTTAAAACATGGCTTGTGTAGCTTGGATAAGCTATTGCACTGAGTACTCCTACAATGGCAACAGCGATCAATAATTCGATCAGTGTCATTCCTTTCATACTTAAATTGTTGTTGTTACATCTTTTTATTCGAATCTTCACGAGTAGTTTCCTTTCATAACCCTGTCCATTTTTCTCGGGTGGTAGCATCGGTGCAAGATTAAATATTATTACGCACCTGATTACATAGGAATTTGGGAAATGACTCGCGGGTTTACTTTATTAGAGCTGTTAATAACGGTGTCGATACTGTCGATATTGGTAGCGACGGCTGCTCCGAGTTTTAGTTCAGTCACCCAAACAGTCAAGATCCAGCGCCTTGCTGGGGAGTTGAATGGTTTCTTAGTACAGGCAAAGTCTGAGTCTGTGAAAAGAAATCAAAAACTCTGGGTACATTTCTCGATGGCTAAAAATGAAGAGCAATCGACAGGGGAGTGGACCATATGGTTGAAACCTACGGAAGACCTGTCTGGCGATACATTGCTGATGTTGTCGGGAGAAGCGTTTCGAGATTTATCGCTTTCTCATAACTACACCGGTGCAAAAGTCAGCTTTGAAAGTGTCAGAGGAAGACCTGCTAGAGGTACGATTTACTTGTCTCCTAAAAGAGCTTCAAGCGACCGGCTTTTGATTAAATTATCCAGCCCACCGGGACGAATTAAGGTTTGCGGCGAGTTGAGTGCTCAGTATGGCTATTATGCTTGTTAAGCCTCGAACCAGAAGCTTGCGGAAGCAAAAGGGCGCATCACTCATTGAATTGATGGTTGCTTCAGTTATTGGTGTGTTCGCGATTTCGATTATCGGCAGCGTTTTTATAACGGGGCACAGAATTGCTCAAGATAAAGGCATTGAATTATTACTGCTGCAAAACCTAACCAGCACCATTCAGATAATGAAAGAAGATATTCAACGAGCAGGCTACGATGGCTCAAATGGTGAATCCCTTAAGTTATCAGGTGCCGTTAACACGATTAATGTTAGCGCTGGTGTTGAGGTGGGGTTCGTCTATTTCAAAGAGGGATCAACTGACGGCAAAAATTATAGGAATATCGTGTACAAAAAGGAGGGGACTCGATTGAAAATTTGTGAAAAGGGCGTCCTTACTCCTGTAGGAATTCTATCTCACGATCAAGTTTCTTTATGCTACTCACTTTTCGACGATAGTATTATTTCCGTCGATGATTTATCAATATCCTCGCACGTGTTGAGCAAAAATGGGGTGAGCACCACGCTCACTGATGTGAATATTATTGCGTCAATCCCAAGTGCTGGGATTTCCAAGAGCGTCGCTATAACCGTTAAGCAAAGGAATTGGCAATGACCTCAGTAAAGCCGCAAGTTGGAGTGGCTACGTTACTAATGACCTCAGTTTTAGTATTGAGTGCTCTAATTGTTACTTTGGGTACTTATCGCAGTGTTTTTCATCAAATTAAGGTGGCGCAGAATGAAGTACAAGTACGTAAAGCTCATTGGCTCGCTGAGGCTGGGTTAGAGTGTGGTTTTACTCACATTGCAGAAAATGACCTTACGGCTATCCCTAATGACTTAATGAACTATTGTCAGCAGTCGAAAGTCCTTACGTTGAAATCAGACAATCTAACGTCGAATATACTAGCGTCGAGTACTCACTATTTGTCTTTAAACAAAGAGATAAGTTTTAACAATTCGTCGGGGCTAGGGGCGATGCAAACCAATTCGAGTTTGGAGTTTATTTCTGATCACAATATCGATATTACCCCAGATATTAGTCTTACTGCGGTCGGTGGTATTAACGAATGTGTGTCTGTTCGGTTCTTAGATAGTGTGATCTATAAAAACCAAGGCGGCGGGCGTTTAAAGACAATCACACCTACGGGCGGTCTCCCTCCTTTTCCTACCTTTGAGTCTTGCCAACCGACAACCGATATTAACCGCAATGCAACCATTGATTCAGTTGGGTCATTGCCTTCAAATGCTTTTCAATCAGATTTCAAATTTGACCCAGCCATCGATACGTTCTCCAATTATTTTGGGGTACCTAAAACGCCAGAAAATATTGATCAGCTTAAGCGTGATTACCATGTGATTGACCTTATGGACCGAACGGTATCTCCGCCCAAGCATACTGATTTGGTCAATGGAAAGTATCAAGGCAATAAATGTAGTCAAGCGATTAATAATGCCTTTGCAAGTGGTAAAGATAAGGTATGGGTGATAGGTGACTGTGTGGTCTATCATCCTGCAATTAATGTGGTAGAACCTATCCCCGGTGTTATTACGCCACGTTCATTGGTGATTCAAGATGGCATCGTTGCGAACGGTAATGCAAGTGTGTTTGATGGTTCCTTTTATCACCTAAATGATATGAGCATATACGACGAACCAGCCTCTCCTGATGTTGATACGGACCTATTGAGCGGCTTATGGGCCAAAGTTCCAAATACGATACCTATCGCCGGCTTAGTGCAGAGCAATTCGGTTTATATTGGATTTGCTTCTTTTTTCCCCAAGGGAGGGATGTTCTTTGATTCAGTTGGCGGGCTATCGACAATTCAAGGTTCGATTAACTTAGATTACACAGGCGAATACAACCCCCATAGTGTTCCTTTGAAAGCCAAATGGAAAAAGGGATCATGGAATGACTTATAAACAACGAGGTTTCAGCTTGATAGAGGTACTTATCTCTTTTCTGCTCATCGGTGTTGCTTCGTTAGGGTTGGTTAAGCTACAGGTCTATGCAGAACAAAAATCGGATTACGCGCTGCACAGTGTAGAAGCGCTTCACTTTGCTGAAAGGCAGATGGAGTATTATCGAACTCGTGTATCGGATGTGGGGGGAGCTGTAGGGTTAATCCTTTTTACGGATCTCAATCAAGCGGACTACTGTCGCAATGCGACAAGTTCGGATCCTTTATCTGGTTTGTCGGGCTCTGGGTATACGATGAGCTGTGAGGTGACAAATGCCAGTGGTGCCTTGTCTCACGCTTTGAAAAACATTACGGTGACTGTTGCATGGCGAGATCGCATGAACCGTGCGCAAAGTATTCACCTCGAAACTATGCTCTCCAAATACAGTGAGTTTGATTGATCTATTAAGCAAACGTTTACTGCATGCCAAGCCCTACGCTTCTCCTTTACTGGTAGTTTTCACTCCTCGGACATTGTTTACGTGCCAGTTAAAACTCTGTATATGGAATGGTGTTTTTTGTGTTTTTATATTGTTGCTGTTGTACAGTATTTTTGCAAAATATGTCTCCATTTATGGAAAATGATGTGGAACCTTGTGCTTTTTAACAGCGACTTTAATAGAATATGTGCTGTACCAATAGGCCATGGTCAAAACTTATATTAGGCCTAAACAAACAACATCACATATGGAGTTACAATGAGTAACCAAGCCGTAAAAAAAGCACCATCGACTGAGAAGATCAGTGGTATGGACCGCTTTCTAAACTTCATTGAACGCGCCGGCAACAAAATTCCAGACCCAGCAATTCTGTTCTTCTGGGCTCTAGTTATTGTATGGGTAGCATCTGCACTTTTATCGAATCTTTCATTCGACTTAATCAACCCTCAAACGGGTGCTGCTCTTGAAGTAAACAACCTACTTACTGGTGAAGCGCTTGCTAGCTTCCTAGCGAATATGGTTACCACGTTCACAGGCTTCGCACCGCTAGGCATCGTACTTGTTGCTATGCTAGGTGTTGGCGTTGCTGACTCTTCAGGCTTCATTACGACTGGCCTTAAGAAGATGCTTAACTTCACGCCAGCTAAGTTGCTAACGCCAATGCTAATTCTTGTTGCTATCGTGTCTCACACAGCAGCAGATGCAGGTTACGTTCTAGTAATCCCTCTTGGCGGTATCATCTTCCACGCAGCGGGTCGTCACCCTCTAGCGGGTATTGCAGCAGCGTTTGCTGGTGTATCCGGTGGTTTCTCAGCGAACTTCATTCCTTCAGGTATTGATCCGCTACTCGCAGGTTTCACTCAAACAGCGGCAAACGTTCTTGACCCTGCATACGTGATCAACCCTCTAGCGAACATCTTCTTCACTGGTTTGTCTTCAATTCTAATTGTGGCAATTGGTTGGTACGTTACAGAGAAAATCATCGAGCCTCGTCTTGC
Above is a window of Vibrio atlanticus DNA encoding:
- a CDS encoding GspH/FimT family pseudopilin, whose amino-acid sequence is MTRGFTLLELLITVSILSILVATAAPSFSSVTQTVKIQRLAGELNGFLVQAKSESVKRNQKLWVHFSMAKNEEQSTGEWTIWLKPTEDLSGDTLLMLSGEAFRDLSLSHNYTGAKVSFESVRGRPARGTIYLSPKRASSDRLLIKLSSPPGRIKVCGELSAQYGYYAC
- a CDS encoding GIY-YIG nuclease family protein; the protein is MKQPAIYILANRSNSVLYIGVTGNLKQGVWLHKAGEIEGFTKKYNVHKLVYFEVFEDFRAAIDREKQLKKWNRSWKEALISELNPSRSDLYYELL
- the dnaJ gene encoding molecular chaperone DnaJ, which translates into the protein MSKRDFYEVLGVSRDASERDIKKAYKRLAMKFHPDRNQGDDSAADKFKEVKVAYEILTDAQKKAAYDQYGHAAFEQGGMGGGGYGGGGQGDFGDIFGDVFGDIFGGGRRGGGQARAQRGSDLRYNMELSLEEAVRGVSKEIEVPTLVECDICDGSGAKAGSSAQTCGTCHGHGQVQMRQGFFAVQQTCPTCNGKGKIIKDPCNSCHGQGRKQKTKTLNVKIPAGVDTGDRIRLSGEGEAGEHGAPAGDLYVQVHVKEHNIFERDGNNLYCEVPVSFSMAALGGEVEVPTLDGRVNLKVPEETQTGRMFRMRGKGVKGVRGGGVGDLIVKLVVETPVKLSSRQKELLREFEETCCGEAASKHKPKSEGFFSGVKNFFDDLTK
- the nadK gene encoding NAD(+) kinase, whose amino-acid sequence is MKKPFEVIAIIGKPRDQQAIQTHRELYQWLSTEGYQVFVDDRLATILDDIPQEHFSSLIELGKRADLAIVVGGDGNMLGAARILSRFDISVIGVNRGNLGFLTDLNPENFQSALTDVLKGEFMEEERFLLETEIHRHGQIKSHNAALNEAVLHPGQVAHMIEFEVYIDDSFAFSQRSDGLIVSTPTGSTAYSLSGGGPILSSSLNAISLVPMFPHTLSSRPLVVDGKRRIKLIVSPDNRGTQEVSCDGQISLPVSPSDEIHIYQSPNVLKLIHPKDYNYYHVLRNKLGWSSKLF
- the dnaK gene encoding molecular chaperone DnaK, with the translated sequence MGRIIGIDLGTTNSCVAVLDGDKPRVLENAEGERTTASVIAYTEGETLVGQPAKRQAVTNPQNTLYAIKRLIGRRFEDEEVQRDIEIMPFNIVKADNGDAWVEAQGQKMAAPQVSAEVLKKMKKTAEDFLGEEVTGAVVTVPAYFNDAQRQATKDAGRIAGLDVKRIINEPTAAALAYGLDKQGGDRTIAVYDLGGGTFDISIIEIDEVEGEKTFEVLSTNGDTHLGGEDFDNRMINYLVDEFKKEQGIDLKADPLAMQRVKEAAEKAKIELSSTTQTDVNLPYVTADATGPKHMNIKVTRAKLESLVEDLVQRSLEPLKVALADADLSVGEITDVILVGGQTRMPMVQAKVTEFFGKEPRKDVNPDEAVAMGAAVQGGVLAGEVKDVLLLDVTPLSFGIETMGGVMTKLIEKNTTIPTKADQVFSTAEDNQSAVTIHVLQGERKQATYNKSLGQFNLEGIQPAPRGMPQVEVTFDLDADGILNVSAKDKATGKEQKITIQASGGLSEEEIEAMVQEAEANKEADKKFEELVTARNQADQMIHGTKKQVEEAGEALPADEKAKIEAAIEALESVKSGDDKEAIDAKVQELMQAAQKLMEIAQQKAQAEQAGADAGEQPKQDDDVVDAEFEEVKEDKK
- a CDS encoding dicarboxylate/amino acid:cation symporter, encoding MDKSLSSKIFVGLFAGLLIGTAIQYLFNGIAVFDTYLLGLAEGVGGMFVSLIKLLVVPLVYVSIVCGIVELKDIRSFGRLGGKTFALYIINTIIAISAALTVGLIFQPGAGADLAGTISETVQLTTTETPDIFSLVVNIVPSNPVQAFASGDMLQIIFMAILTGLAIQALDSRGGPAIKTFKMANEIMMKLIGLVMSLAPFGVFALMIQLGATLNAETLMSVAGYVALVVAMLVFWIFFFYPMMVGIATGITPKQFLRATREQILFSLSTASSNATIPVTMRTLTEKLGVSRSVAGFGVPLGATMNMSGVSIYIALATMFVANAFGQPINTADIFTLGLTILLLSIGAGGVPGGGVVMVGVLLHQLGLPPEGLAIIAAVDRINDMFCTSSNVVGDTAVNTIVAKSEGEIGVETHEEAELKKAEA
- the grpE gene encoding nucleotide exchange factor GrpE, with product MSNEENKVTEEELDQIIAEAEKVEEAELNEESVDEQEAKIAQLEAALLSSESKVKEQQDSVLRAKAEVENMRRRSEQEIDKARKFALNKFAEGLLPVIDNLERAMQAADAENEVVKPLFEGVELTHKTFVDTVAKFGLKEINPEGEVFNPEFHQAMSIQESPDHESNTVMFVMQKGYELNGRVVRPAMVMVAK
- a CDS encoding type IV pilin protein, translating into MLPPEKNGQGYERKLLVKIRIKRCNNNNLSMKGMTLIELLIAVAIVGVLSAIAYPSYTSHVLKSHRMTAIGDMAKIQLELESAYAGNYATAAGNIVSGGTCSFCDTDTSRYTLTISASSTSYSIQAEPRAPQTNDDCLDSPTDILELHHSGVSEPQACWK
- a CDS encoding PilW family protein, translating into MAIMLVKPRTRSLRKQKGASLIELMVASVIGVFAISIIGSVFITGHRIAQDKGIELLLLQNLTSTIQIMKEDIQRAGYDGSNGESLKLSGAVNTINVSAGVEVGFVYFKEGSTDGKNYRNIVYKKEGTRLKICEKGVLTPVGILSHDQVSLCYSLFDDSIISVDDLSISSHVLSKNGVSTTLTDVNIIASIPSAGISKSVAITVKQRNWQ